From one Misgurnus anguillicaudatus chromosome 2, ASM2758022v2, whole genome shotgun sequence genomic stretch:
- the LOC141366066 gene encoding general transcription factor II-I repeat domain-containing protein 2A-like, with protein MVSHKIARHSKPFSNGAFVKECMVEAASVLCPDSKSQLENVSLSRRTVTRRIEVIDDELKSTLLKRCADFTYFSIALDESTDIKDTAQLLIFIRGITDTFEIVEEFLAMESLKGTTRGSDLYDTVSGRMQRLNIPWVKLLNVTTDGCPNLTGKNTGLLRRIQDRVREYDPNSTLIFLHCIIHQEALSKSVLKLDHVTKTVVKLVSFIRAGALNHRQFIQLLEESEAEHTDVPYHSNVRWLSLGTVLRRVWDLRDQIGVFLENVRKAGDFLELKDSDWMLDFAFAVDLMGHLNDLNRKLQGKDVFVHEQYSYVRAFRAKLSLFS; from the coding sequence ATGGTGTCACACAAAATCGCCAGACACAGCAAACCATTTTCAAATGGTGCGTTTGTTAAAGAGTGTATGGTAGAGGCAGCTAGCGTACTTTGCCCTGACAGCAAAAGTCAGTTAGAAAATGTGAGCCTGTCTCGACGTACAGTTACTCGTCGCATCGAGGTAATTGATGATGAGCTGAAATCTACATTGCTAAAGAGGTGCGCTGATTTCACATACTTTTCAATAGCGCTGGATGAGAGCACAGATATTAAAGACACTGCCCAGCTGCTTATATTCATCAGAGGTATTACTGACACATTTGAAATAGTGGAGGAGTTTCTTGCGATGGAATCGTTAAAGGGAACGACAAGGGGTTCAGACCTCTATGATACAGTGTCAGGACGCATGCAGAGACTGAACATACCGTGGGTGAAGTTACTGAACGTGACCACCGATGGCTGTCCAAACCTCACCGGAAAGAATACTGGGCTATTGCGTAGGATACAGGACAGGGTGAGAGAGTATGACCCCAACTCGACTCTGATTTTTTTACACTGCATCATTCATCAGGAGGCCTTGTCTAAGTCGGTGTTAAAGCTTGATCACGTCACCAAAACTGTGGTGAAACTTGTCAGTTTCATCAGAGCCGGGGCACTTAACCACCGCCAGTTTATCCAGTTGTTGGAGGAGAGTGAGGCAGAACATACTGATGTCCCATACCACTCAAACGTCCGCTGGCTGAGCCTGGGCACAGTGCTACGGCGTGTGTGGGACCTGAGAGATCAGATAGGGGTGTTTCTGGAGAATGTCAGGAAGGCTGGTGACTTTCTAGAACTTAAAGATTCTGATTGGATGCTTGACTTTGCCTTTGCTGTGGATTTAATGGGCCATTTGAATGACCTCAATCGCAAGTTGCAGGGTAAGGATGTGTTTGTGCACGAACAGTATTCCTACGTGCGAGCATTCAGAGCAAAGCTGTCCCTGTTTTCCTGA